The DNA window AACGTATGAAGGACACGAATGCAAATGGAATGGACCGAGCTGGCCTTTTTCAACGGCAGTAACATTAACGGCCATGGCCAACGTACTTAATGAGTATGAGCAGACGATAATCGAACCTCGGGATTATTTTGATCAGTTGGTTATTTATTCGAATGCCCACCGTCGAGTTTCAGAAAATGGTCGCCTGCTGCCTTGGATTGACGAAGTAGTAAATCCGTATACGGGGGACTGGATTTCCCGGACAATGTTAGAATCAATGGGTTGGCGAGCTGATAAAGGAGGGGTCGAGCGAGGAAAAGATTATAACCACTCTACATTCTGCGATTTGGTCATTTCGGGGCTCATCGGTATACGACCGCAGGATACTAATAGTATCGTTGTTAATCCATTGGTTCCAGCTGATGGATGGGATTGGTTCTGCCTGGACAATATTACATACCATGGCAAAACACTCACCGTGTTGTTCGATCGTTTTGGGACAAAATACAACAAGGGAAGAGGGTTGTTGTGTTTTTCAAATGGCAAGTTGCTGGCGAAGGCAGAATCAATTCAAAAGCTAACTGTTTCGCTTGAATAGAAGATTGTACTCAATTGCGTTAGTCAGCGGTCTGACCATGCTCGATGCGGAGCCCGAGTTATTTGACGTAGTGTAGTCAACGTTATTACCGGCATCGTGGTGACCAAACCCGGTCAGTGGGCTTAGTGAAAGTCATTTTCTGCTAGGTCTGGTCGAATCGGGGCCTAGGGGTAATCAATGTGTGGTTACCACAAGACAAAACGACCGAAAAGTACCCGTAAGTTCTTTTCTGGTTAACAAGTATTGGCCAGCGAAGAAATCGTCGCTTAGTACCCCCCGTAAAACTTACGCAGACCCCACTCGATGGTGGCCAGCAGGAGTACGACGAAGAACAGCCAACGCCAGTTGATGATTTCGTCGATGGCTTCGGTGCTGCTCAGGCGGGCGGGGTGGGGGCGGCTTGTCAGCGCGTTTACCAGCGCGTCGACCTGGGCGGGTTTGTAGAAACGGCCACCCGTCTGCGTCGCCAGCTGCCGGAGCATGGCGTGGTCGGCGGTGGTGTTGAGGGCTTCAAGTTGCTGCGTCCGGACGACAAACTGCCCCGACGATTGCTCGGCCCGGCCGTTGAGCGTGGCCGTCGCCCGAAACTGATAGGCGCCTTCCGGTAGCTGACTGATCTCGTAGCGGCTGTTGGCAGCCGTGGGCGTAAACGTGTAGCTGCGCGTCAGGTTGCGCTCGTCGGTCAGTTGCAGCCGGACGGGTTGGTCGTACTGCCGCTCGTAGATGTCGTTGTAGAGTTCGGATTCGAAAATGACCTTGTCGCCCGCGACAAACTCGTTGCGAATGGGGTAAACGCGCAGCTTCCGCCGGTCTTCCTTCACCGAAATCAACTGGATGATTTTCTGGAGTAACTCGTCGACTACCTCCTGTTTTTCCGTCAGCGCGAACTCTTCCAGCCGCCACGCCCACAGCCCTTCCCCGCCAGCACGGCCGTTTTGCGGGGCGAGGTTACGTTGAAAGCCAGCAGCGGCTTGGTCGTTTTCACGGTGCCGATCTGCTGCCACAAGACCACTTCGCTGCCCGGCTGCGCGCGGTAATCGCCGTAGGGTACCGTCAGCGGGGGGAGCTTGGCCAGCAGGTCGAGTTTGGCGGGGTCGAACGCAAGTTGCTTGAAGTCGGGGTTGAACGTCGCCGTGACTTTATCCGTCTGCGTCCCCGGCCCGCTGATTTGCAGCACCGGGTTCGACGCCGTAAACGGCCCGATCGCCGACTGACCGCCCAGCACAAACAGCATGGGCGTGTTGCTGCTCAGCAGGGTCTGGAAAACGGCGTTGCCCGTACCCCGACTGTCGGGGATCTGGTGCAGAATGATCAGGTCGTACTTTTTGTCAACCGGGGGTGTCGGGTCGATCGAGCCGGTCAGTACCCGCACGTCGACGTCGTAGTTCTGGTTTTTTTCGAGGATACTGCGAATCGCCCGGATGTCGGGGTGAGGGGCCAGGCCCAGCAGCAGCACTTTTTCCTTACCGTCAATCACGTCGATGTACACGTCCTGCCGGTTGTTGCTGATCGTGTATTCGCCCGGCTGGGGCAGCACCTCGACCACGTAATGCTGCACCCCTTTTCGGGTGGCGGTGGTCTGAAAGGTCAGTTGATTGAACGCATCGCCCTGTCCGAACCGCACCGACTGACGACTTAATTCCTGCCCGCCCTGCCGGATCACGACCGTGGCGGCCTGTCCGGCGTAGCCATAGCTGACGATTTCAGCCTGCACCGGAAACTGATTGCCCAGATACGCAATGCGGTTGGCAATGACGCCCTTGAGCTGAATGTCTTTGCGGGGAATGGTATCGCCCAGCCCGATCGTGTTAACCGAAAACGGGTATTGCCCGAAGGTGGGCGACAGGCCCTGATTGAAAATACCGTCCGTCACCAATACAACGTCGGTCAGATTGCGGCCTTCGTAGTCGGAGCGGATGCCGTTGAGCAGACCCGATAGATCGGTGGTTCGGCGGGTAAAGGGTATTTGAGTAAGGTCGGCACCGGGGTCGTTCAGCGTGTCGTCGAGCGTGCGTACCGACACGTCCATGCCTTTGTCGGTCAACTGTTGCCGCAGCGACTGCAACGCAGCCAGCGACCGGTTGATGGCCGGTCGACCGCCGACGGCTACCGACTCCGAATTGTCGACGGCTAGCACAATCTTCGGTTTTTCCGTCGTCGTCTGAATGCTGCGGATGAGCGGGTCGAGCAGCAGAAAGCACAGCAGACTCACGGCCAGAAAGCGCAGCACGGCCAGCCCGTAGGTCGTGCGCCGGTCGAATCCACCTACCGACGTACCGGTGGTAGCCAGCGGCAGCGGCTGATACAGCGCATAGGCATACGCGGCCCCCACCAGCAAACAAACCAGTATCCACCAGGGCGACGACTGAAAAATAACGTTGGACATTGAGGTGAGTTTAACGTTCAAGGTTTAACGTGTAAGGTTTAGGGTTCACTATCGGGAAAGTAATGCCCGTAGAAAACCTTAAACCTTACACGTTAAACCGTAAACCCCTAAGTTAACATCCCCCCGTCGACCTGCAACACCTGACCGGTGATGTAGCGGGAGAGGTCGGACGCCAGAAAAACGGCGCAGTCGGCCACCTCGTCGGGTTGACCACCCCGTTTCATCGGGATTTGCTGCTTCCATTCTTCGACGGCTTTTTCGTTGATTTCGCCGGTCATTTCGGTTTCGATGAAGCCTGGTGCGATGGCGTTGGAGCGGATATTCCGCGACCCCAGTTCCAGCGCGACCGACTTGGTGAAGCCGATGATGCCCGCCTTCGACGCAGCGTAGTTGGCCTGCCCCGCGTTGCCCCGGATACCGACCACCGACGTCAGGTTGATAATCGACCCGGCTTTGGCTTTCATCATCGGTTTGATGGCTGCTTTGGTCAGGTTAAAGACCGACTTTAGGTTAACGTTGATAACGGCGTCCCATTGTTCTTCCGACATCCGCATCAGCAGCCCGTCTTTGGTAATTCCCGCGTTGTTGATCAGCACGTCGAGCTTGCCGAAGTCGGCGATGACCTGCGTGATGAGTTCGTCGGCGGCTTTGTGGTCCGACGCGTCGGAGCGGTAGCCTTTCACCTGCCCGCCAAACTGCCGGAGTTCTTCTTCCAGCGCCTGCCCTTTTTCAACGCTCGACAGGTAGGTAAAGGCTACGGTAGCCCCTTCCTGCGCGAATTTCTGGGCCATGGCCCGGCCGATACCCCGCGATGCACCCGTGATGAGTGCCACTTTGCCTTTCAGTAAATCCATTGGTTAAAAATAACAGCACCGCACCAGCCAGACTAGTTGACCGGTGCGGTGGTCTGATCGTAAGAATGGGTCAAAAATAGCCGGTTGCCACTGAATCGCCAACGGCGGCCCGCCATTAACAGCAGCCCCCGCCGTCGTAGTGGTAGGTCGAGGGCGAAATGAACAGGTCGTTGCGGTTAAGCCGGGCCAGCGCACCAGCGGTTTTGTCGCAGACGGCCAGCGGCTGATTGGGCAGCAGGACGTGGCCTTTCTGATCGTCGAAGTGCGTATCGGAGCCGTAGTAGATGGCCGTTTTGCCGGTGAAAATGCAGGGACCGTCGGTGGGCATCGGGTCTTTGATCGCGCAGACTTCGACGCTTTCGATATACAGCAGCTCGTCGGTGGCGTACTGACCCGGCGGCAGCACCCGATAGGCGCGTTTGGCCCGCACTTCGATGGTGCCGAAGCCCACGCTTGCAATCATATCAAGGTAGGTTTGCAGCGGTACTGACCCCGTCAGGCAGAGGGCGCGAAGGCGGTCGTCGTTACGGAGTTCGTCGGACATGGGCTGTTCGCAAACGGGATCCGACATGACGAGCCGACCGTGCGGTTTCAGGATGCGGTAGGTTTCGGCCAGTGCCCGGTGCAGGTCTTCGACCCGGAAAATATTGAACAGGCAGTTCTGCGCGGCCACGTCGACGCTGTTGTCGGGTAGGGGCAGGTCGAGGGCCGAGCCTTCGCGTAGGTCGATGAAGTCGCTGCTGAACCAGTCGTTCTGGGCTTCAGCTTCTCCCAGGTTGTCTTGGCAAGCCTTCAGCATTTCCGGCACCACGTCGACGCCGATGATAGCCCCCGGCCGGCGGCTAAAGTAGGCGAACTGAAGCAGTTCCATGCCGCCCCCAACGCCCACGTACATCACGGTTGGGCTGTTGACCAGGTCGCGGGGGTTGACGGTGCTGCCGCAGCCGTAGTTCATCTCCAGCATCCGTTTGGGTATGCTCAGGCCCGGCAATTGCCAGACGGGGTTGGTTGTGCAGCACAGCCCAACCTGTGGTTCTTCGGCAGCCTGCCGGTACACGTCAACGGTGGCATCGAGGTAACTCATGCTTCAGTTTAAGGTTTATAGTTTAATGTACAAGGTTTGCCGCGTGGCAGCTACTTGTAAAGTAAAGGGTTTCGACGCGGACAACCTTATACGGTAGACTTTAAACGATAAACTTGTCCAAAATGGGTCAGGTTGCTTACCTTTCTGCCCACTATTCTGACCGACTCTGTATGCGCCTACATTCACTAATTCTGCTGAGTTTTCTGTCGTCGACAACCAGCCTGTTTGCCCAGAAAATACACGCTCACAACGACTATACCCAGTCACGTCCGTTCCTGAATGCCTACGAACAACGGGCCGACTACATCGAAGCCGACGTGTGGGTACAGGATGGCAAGCTGGTAGTGTCGCATGATAAGCCCGCTTCCAATGCGCCTACGCTTGATTCGCTGTATCTGAAACCGATCGCGGCCCTGTTTGCCAAAAACGACGGGCGGGTCAGTACCGACCGCACTTACACGTTTGGGCTGATGATCGACGTGAAAGACGACCCGACGGTGGTGCTGCCCAAACTGATCGAACTGCTGCAAGCCAGCCTGATCAGTTTCAACCGCAACGCCAACGCCACTGCCGTGCAGGTTATCATCAGCGGCAACCGCCCACGACCCGAGAAGTTTTTCGATTACCCGCTGCTTCAGTTCGACGGGCGGCCGAGCGAAGTATACGATCAGGAAACGCTGCAAAAGGTGGCGATGATTAGTGATAATTTCCAATCGTACACACGCTGGAACGGTACCGGCGAACTCTCCGGCGAAGATCGCGATAAGCTCAAGCGCGTCATCAAACGGGCGCACAGCGATGGTAAACTCGTTCGGTTCTGGGCCATTCCCGACCAGCCGGATGCCTGGAAAGTGCTCCGGAAAATTGGCGTCGACATCATCAACACCGACCGCGTCGCTGACGCGGCAAAGGCATTGCGTTAGCGTGTGGGCTGTATACTAAAAGGCTTCCAACCCCTTTTCAGGCTATAAAATAGTTGGGTAGTCGGTTAATGATTTGTCGGTTTTTTTTGTCGCCTTGAGCCCGCGAGGGAGCTTCGTTAGCAGGCGTATAGTCTCCTTTTGCCGAAGATCCCTCGCGGGCTCGGGATGACAAAAATACGGTATTGTAAACAGAGAAAGCGACTCCTTCACGGGGTCGCTTTCTCTGTTTGAACGAGTGCACTATTACGAATTACTCCGACAATATCACCTTGCGCGTAACCCGCTGCTGCCCCTGAATGAGTGACAGCACGTAAAAACCACGGCTGAGGTCCTGAACGGGCAGGCTGATCAGGTTTTCACCCGTCGTAACGGCCTGTACCTGCTGCCGCACTGCCCGCCCTGATTCGCTAAGCAGTTGCAGCGATAGGTCGCCGGGGGTTTCGGCCCAATAGCGCAGGTGGAGCGTTTCGTGGGCAGGGTTGGGGTACAGTTCTGCCGTAAATGTACCCGCTTCGGGCTGCACCGTCGCAGCTATGCGGCTACTGCCGGTTTTGGTGAGCCGCGCTCCGGCCCAGTCGCCGTGATCGCAGGCTGCGCCATCGCCCGCGTCGGTCATCACCAGCGTCAGCGTCTGCTTGCCTGATACGTCCAGCACAACCGATTTGGTGGCCGTGGCCGCGTTCATCGTGCCGCTGCTGTAGACCTTGTTGCCGTCCAGAAAGACCTGAAACTCGACCGTGCCGCACCCCGCACTGGTGATCTCATCGTCGATGCCCATATCGGTGATGAACTGCGTATACTGCCCGCCCAGGTTGTAGCTGATGGTTGAACTGGCGTGGACGCCCAGCCCCTTGGCGTAGGTCTGCCCGTTGAGGGTGATGGTGCGTCCGTCGCCCGCGTTGGCTTCGCCGTTGCTTTTGTCTTTCTCGACCGGCCCGTAGCCGTTTACCGCCGACGACCAGGTCAGATCCGACAAATAAAGACTCGACGTTGTTGGGGTCGTGGGTGTCGTCGTCGTCGACTTCGGCATGAGCCGTGCCCCGGCCCAGTCGCCGTGATCGCAGGCTGCGCCATCGCCCGCGTCGGTCATCACCAGCGTCAATGTTTGTTTGCCTGATACGTCCAACGTGACCGATTTAGTGGCTGTGGCCGCGTTCATCGTACCGCTGCTGTAGACTTTGTTGCCGTCCAGAAAGACCTGAAACTCGACCGTACCGCAACTCGCACTGGCGATCTCATCGTCGATGCCCATATCGGTGATGAACTGCGTGTACTGCCCGCCCAGGTTGTAGCTGATGGTTGAACTGGCGTGGACGCCCAGCCCCTTGGCGTAGGTTTGTCCGTTGAGGGTGATGGTGCGCCCGTCGCCCCCGTTGGCTTCGCCGTTGCTCTTGTCTTTCTCGGCCGGCCCGTAGCCGTTCACCGCCGATGACCAGGTCAGATCCGACAGGTAAACGCCCGAACCCGTGGGGGCTGGTGTGGTCGGTGTGGTCGGCGTAGTGGTTGTGGTGGGGACGCGGTAGAACGCACTGGCCGGAATGGCCTGCTTGCCCAGATTCGGGCCGCTGTAGCTGGCACTCAGCGACTGCCCGCCGACACCCTGAAAATAAACTATCGTAAACGCGTGTTTGCCCGCTTTCAGGCCGATGCTGCCCGACTGCTCCTGATCGCCGTGCACGCCGTCGTTGCTGACAACGGTCGTGTTACCGATCATCAGTTTGGTGCCGTCGT is part of the Spirosoma rhododendri genome and encodes:
- the fabG gene encoding 3-oxoacyl-[acyl-carrier-protein] reductase; translated protein: MDLLKGKVALITGASRGIGRAMAQKFAQEGATVAFTYLSSVEKGQALEEELRQFGGQVKGYRSDASDHKAADELITQVIADFGKLDVLINNAGITKDGLLMRMSEEQWDAVINVNLKSVFNLTKAAIKPMMKAKAGSIINLTSVVGIRGNAGQANYAASKAGIIGFTKSVALELGSRNIRSNAIAPGFIETEMTGEINEKAVEEWKQQIPMKRGGQPDEVADCAVFLASDLSRYITGQVLQVDGGMLT
- the arsM gene encoding arsenosugar biosynthesis arsenite methyltransferase ArsM; translation: MSYLDATVDVYRQAAEEPQVGLCCTTNPVWQLPGLSIPKRMLEMNYGCGSTVNPRDLVNSPTVMYVGVGGGMELLQFAYFSRRPGAIIGVDVVPEMLKACQDNLGEAEAQNDWFSSDFIDLREGSALDLPLPDNSVDVAAQNCLFNIFRVEDLHRALAETYRILKPHGRLVMSDPVCEQPMSDELRNDDRLRALCLTGSVPLQTYLDMIASVGFGTIEVRAKRAYRVLPPGQYATDELLYIESVEVCAIKDPMPTDGPCIFTGKTAIYYGSDTHFDDQKGHVLLPNQPLAVCDKTAGALARLNRNDLFISPSTYHYDGGGCC
- a CDS encoding phosphatidylinositol-specific phospholipase C/glycerophosphodiester phosphodiesterase family protein → MRLHSLILLSFLSSTTSLFAQKIHAHNDYTQSRPFLNAYEQRADYIEADVWVQDGKLVVSHDKPASNAPTLDSLYLKPIAALFAKNDGRVSTDRTYTFGLMIDVKDDPTVVLPKLIELLQASLISFNRNANATAVQVIISGNRPRPEKFFDYPLLQFDGRPSEVYDQETLQKVAMISDNFQSYTRWNGTGELSGEDRDKLKRVIKRAHSDGKLVRFWAIPDQPDAWKVLRKIGVDIINTDRVADAAKALR
- a CDS encoding NPCBM/NEW2 domain-containing protein produces the protein MEATFTANADESNAILVVQAYEDGQTAWVDNLIMREATLATLNPDDYVKIVYNASGQSTNVGLDGTYRDAKNTAYTGQITLAPYTSAVLLKQLNATTTPTPAPVSLRDPENPGNAVTGTDYQYYEGSWSNLPDFTSLTPAKTGTASQIDFSMRGRDQNYGLRFTGYINVPTDGTYTFYTTSDDGTKLMIGNTTVVSNDGVHGDQEQSGSIGLKAGKHAFTIVYFQGVGGQSLSASYSGPNLGKQAIPASAFYRVPTTTTTPTTPTTPAPTGSGVYLSDLTWSSAVNGYGPAEKDKSNGEANGGDGRTITLNGQTYAKGLGVHASSTISYNLGGQYTQFITDMGIDDEIASASCGTVEFQVFLDGNKVYSSGTMNAATATKSVTLDVSGKQTLTLVMTDAGDGAACDHGDWAGARLMPKSTTTTPTTPTTSSLYLSDLTWSSAVNGYGPVEKDKSNGEANAGDGRTITLNGQTYAKGLGVHASSTISYNLGGQYTQFITDMGIDDEITSAGCGTVEFQVFLDGNKVYSSGTMNAATATKSVVLDVSGKQTLTLVMTDAGDGAACDHGDWAGARLTKTGSSRIAATVQPEAGTFTAELYPNPAHETLHLRYWAETPGDLSLQLLSESGRAVRQQVQAVTTGENLISLPVQDLSRGFYVLSLIQGQQRVTRKVILSE